The genomic stretch ATGCCGACAACAACAAACTATTGGTGCTGCAGGGCCTCGATGAATTTGTAGTGGTGGACACCCACGATGTGCTGCTTATCTGCAAAAAAGACAAAGAGCAGGAGATAAAGGAATATGTGGCCGAGATAAAACGCAACAAAGGCGATAAGTTCATTTAAAACTTTTCTGTTTGATCCCCATAATAAAAAGCAAACTGCCGGAAGTTGGTACCACCATTTTTACGGTAATGAGTGTGCTGGCTGCCGAACATAAGGCCATCAACCTTGGCCAGGGCTTTCCCGACTACCCGATGAATGAAGAACTGATCGCCTTGGTGAACAAAGCCATGCTTGACGGGCACAACCAGTATGTGCACATGGCGGGCTTGCCAAAACTGCGGGAAGTGCTGGCAGAAAAGATAGAAGGCCTTTACGCTACAAAGACCGATCCCGAAACAGAGATCACTATCACACCCGGCGGCACCTACGCTATTTATACAGCGCTTACCAACTTACTGCAGCCCGGGGATGAAGTGATCGTTTTTGAACCGGCCTACGACAGCTATATCCCCAACATTGAGATCAACGGGGGTATTCCCGTGCTTATCCCGCTTGTGTACCCGGATTATAAGATCGACTGGGAGCTGGTGAAGCAGAAGATCTCTCCCAAAACAAAACTCATCATGCTCAATACGCCGCACAATCCATCGGGAAGCGTGTTAGGCGCCGGCGATATTGAACAATTGCGCAGCATCGTAAAAGGCACGGGCATTTTTATTTTAAGCGATGAGGTATATGAGCACCTGATCTTCGACGGCATGAAACACGAAAGCATGCTGCGTTACCCGGACCTGTATGAAAGAAGCTTTGTTTGTTTTTCTTTTGGAAAGGTATACGACTGTACGGGATGGAAGCTTGGTTACTGTGTGGCGCCACCGGCGCTGATGAAGGAATTCCGGAAGGTGCACCAGTTCAACTGTTTCAGCTGCAACAGCCCGGTGCAGGTTGCACTGGCAGAATTCCTGAAAAAGAAAGAAAACTATTTACAGCTTGGCACATTCCTGCAAAAGAAGCGGGATCATTTCCAGGAGCTGATGAAGCAAACAAGATTAAAACCACTCCCGTCCCACGGAAGTTATTTCCAGTTGTACAGTTATGCAGGCATCAGCGAAGAGAACGAAAGGGATTTTGCCATCCGGGTAACAAAGGAATACGGCGTGGCGGCCATACCCACTTCTGTTTTTTATAAGAGCGGGGAAGATAATAAAGTGCTGCGGTTTTGTTTTTCCAAAAAAGAATCTACGCTGGAAGAAGCAGCTAACAGGTTGATGAAACTTTGAACGTTTCAAACGTTGCAAGGTTTCAACGTTCTCACACCCCAAACGCTTCCGTTTTTTGGCCTCCGGCCAACAGCCGTAGTAACCACAGATTCGCACAGATCTTTTCACAGATGGCCACAGATAATCTGTGAATCAATCCGATTAAATCTGTGGTAAAATCCTCATACCCCAAACTGCCTCAAATGATGATCCAGGTGTTTGTACATCGCCTGCCCCCACTGCTGCTGCGTGAAAGATCCAAACATAGGATGCGGAAATTTTCCAACATTGCCAGGGCCCAGCGAATAGAATTTATTGGCCAGGCCCAAAAGCTCCTGCTTCTCTTTTTCAAAATCCCGCTCGCCGGTAATTTTAAAATTAGGGGCCGTTGGTAAATTGGGTTTCCAGGGCTCGTCGTTATAGAGCTTTGATTTTATCATCCAGCCTACCAACAACCCCAGAAAACTCCGGGGCATTTTCTTATCACTCAGCGGCACGTTGAATGCTTCTTTGCAATGCGCCAGCATCTGTGCCACATTCATCTTGCCCCATTGCCTTTCTGAAGAAGGAGCCAGCGAATTCATTCGCCGGGTGACCTCATCATAAACATCTTTGTCAAATAAATTCTTCATCTGCAGGGATTTCGTTAAAGATAAAAAACAACCGCTACTTATTTCACCAATACCAAATAACCCCAAGCACCCACCGTCATTTCATCGTCTCCCTTCCATTCATATTGTTTCCCGGTAAAATAGTCTTTGTAAATTCCTTTGTGATATATGGAATGGAGCTTTACCGTAACCGGTTGATCGCTGAAGTTGATGATGGGAATAACCTTGTCTCCATCCTTCTCCCGGCTGAATGAAATGACCCTGTCCATTTTATCATTGTAAATGCGGACCATCTCTCCGCCCCAGGCGCCGTTCCACAATGCATGGTTGCTGTGTTTTAAAGTGAATAATCTTTTATACAGGTCATAGAAGGGATGTTGTTTCCATTCGATCAGGTCTTTATCAAAGAATTTCAGCGATCGGCTCAAACCGGCTTCCTGTCCGCCGTACACCATCGGCATTCCGTTGATCACCGCACAAAGGACCATGCAGGCAGGCAACCCTTCCCCAAAATTGGAGAACTGGTTTCCCTCCCATGAATTCTTGTCGTGGTTCTCGGTGAAGGTCATCCGGAATGCATCCGGGGGCACGGCACCCACATCATGTGCCATATATTCAACCAGGCCGCCAATGCCTTTTTTATTTACAGTGGCATCCTTCATCTTATCCCAGAGGGTCCAGGAATAGGTCATGTCAAATGCTTTTTTATAAAGGTCCCTCGACTCCCATTCCGCCAGCATGAACACCGGCTTGATGGCGTCCAGTTCAGCCCGTACATTATCCCAGAAGTCAACGGGGATGAAACCCGCCACGTCGCAACGGTAGCCGTCAATGTCTGCTTCCTTCACCCAGTACTTCAATGCACCGGTCATGTATTTGCGCAATGCAGGAACATTGTAATCAAAGTCTATCACATCATCCCAGTCGTACCAGGGTGTGGGCTGAAAATTTCCTTCAGGTGATTTGCTGTACCAATCCGGGTGTACTTTGGCCAGTTCATTGTCCCAGGCCGAATGATTGGCCACCCAGTCGAGGATCACGTACATGCCCATGCTGTGAATTTTTTTCACCAGCGCTTTCAGGTCATCCAGGGTTCCGTATTCTG from Chitinophagaceae bacterium encodes the following:
- a CDS encoding DUF1569 domain-containing protein, producing the protein MKNLFDKDVYDEVTRRMNSLAPSSERQWGKMNVAQMLAHCKEAFNVPLSDKKMPRSFLGLLVGWMIKSKLYNDEPWKPNLPTAPNFKITGERDFEKEKQELLGLANKFYSLGPGNVGKFPHPMFGSFTQQQWGQAMYKHLDHHLRQFGV
- a CDS encoding aminotransferase class I/II-fold pyridoxal phosphate-dependent enzyme, coding for MPIIKSKLPEVGTTIFTVMSVLAAEHKAINLGQGFPDYPMNEELIALVNKAMLDGHNQYVHMAGLPKLREVLAEKIEGLYATKTDPETEITITPGGTYAIYTALTNLLQPGDEVIVFEPAYDSYIPNIEINGGIPVLIPLVYPDYKIDWELVKQKISPKTKLIMLNTPHNPSGSVLGAGDIEQLRSIVKGTGIFILSDEVYEHLIFDGMKHESMLRYPDLYERSFVCFSFGKVYDCTGWKLGYCVAPPALMKEFRKVHQFNCFSCNSPVQVALAEFLKKKENYLQLGTFLQKKRDHFQELMKQTRLKPLPSHGSYFQLYSYAGISEENERDFAIRVTKEYGVAAIPTSVFYKSGEDNKVLRFCFSKKESTLEEAANRLMKL
- a CDS encoding alpha-glucosidase C-terminal domain-containing protein, which codes for MKNKQAAILTFLFLFLFYGCKPGADEKTNTAPVAEDRYSPKKYVELKHPEWSRSATIYEVNVRQFTPEGTFRAFETHLPRLKEMGVDIIWLMPIHPIGEKNRKGTLGSEYSVKDYLGVNPEYGTLDDLKALVKKIHSMGMYVILDWVANHSAWDNELAKVHPDWYSKSPEGNFQPTPWYDWDDVIDFDYNVPALRKYMTGALKYWVKEADIDGYRCDVAGFIPVDFWDNVRAELDAIKPVFMLAEWESRDLYKKAFDMTYSWTLWDKMKDATVNKKGIGGLVEYMAHDVGAVPPDAFRMTFTENHDKNSWEGNQFSNFGEGLPACMVLCAVINGMPMVYGGQEAGLSRSLKFFDKDLIEWKQHPFYDLYKRLFTLKHSNHALWNGAWGGEMVRIYNDKMDRVISFSREKDGDKVIPIINFSDQPVTVKLHSIYHKGIYKDYFTGKQYEWKGDDEMTVGAWGYLVLVK